The following coding sequences are from one Primulina eburnea isolate SZY01 chromosome 15, ASM2296580v1, whole genome shotgun sequence window:
- the LOC140815040 gene encoding vascular-related unknown protein 1-like, whose translation MDSHMNSSYNQMPASHDQDSGWSAYLDEFPQMNQTEDTYYCSNPSLVSDAAWTGSFDHKNTDKVKKPSSKNRRSNRKKYFWQNDDDLEDTACSPANSPKVSGRKMKMKMKVENNYNTNEDNMGKQVGEEGKSGKSMNVDERENAYFDLKKKGLCLMPYSSFVDYNE comes from the exons ATGGATAGCCATATGAATTCATCCTATAACCAAATGCCGGCGTCTCACGATCAGGACAGTGGTTGGTCTGCTTACTTGGATGAATTTCCACAGATGAACCAGACAGAAGACACCTATTATTGTTCGAATCCGTCCTTGGTCTCGGATGCGGCTTGGACTGGATCGTTCGATCATAAAAACACCGACAAAGTCAAGAAACCGAGTTCAAAGAACCGGAGGAGTAATAGGAAGAAGTATTTTTGGCAGAATGACGATGATTTGGAAGATACAGCGTGTTCTCCGGCCAACAGCCCCAAG GTTAGCGGTAGGAAGATGAAGATGAAGATGAAGGTAGAGAACAACTATAACACAAACGAGGATAATATG GGAAAGCAAGTTGGGGAAGAAGGGAAAAGTGGCAAGAGCATGAATGTGGATGAGAGGGAAAATGCCTATTTTGACCTCAAGAAGAAGGGACTATGTCTCATGCCATATTCCTCGTTCGTGGACTATAATGAATGA